Proteins encoded by one window of Musa acuminata AAA Group cultivar baxijiao chromosome BXJ2-9, Cavendish_Baxijiao_AAA, whole genome shotgun sequence:
- the LOC135623413 gene encoding GEM-like protein 7 encodes MKNTNHDQAVGIPIRSITAEMVGKSQLNRLCLQSTSYNSQYEQKVDSPIAWMSKFSKKADSYVKGIKDHVSLGPKISEIVKGKLSLGAKILQAGGIERVYRQNFSVEKGEKLLQAFQCYLSTTAGPIAGLLFISTHKIAFRSDRSIRITSPRGTLARVPYKVLIPVGRVKRASLCEDSQKPNQKYIQVVTVDEFEFWFMGFLSYQRSLKYLRRAISRSQGVLQ; translated from the exons ATGAAGAACACAAACCATGATCAAGCTGTAGGCATTCCTATTAGGTCGATCACAGCAGAAATGGTTGGAAAATCTCAGCTCAACAGACTCTGTCTGCAATCCACTTCATACAACTCCCAGTATGAACAAA AAGTGGATTCACCTATTGCTTGGATGAGCAAGTTCAGCAAAAAGGCAGACAGCTATGTTAAGGGCATCAAAGATCATG TGAGTTTAGGACCCAAAATCTCAGAGATTGTGAAGGGAAAACTGAGCCTGGGTGCAAAGATTCTTCAAGCTGGAGGTATTGAGAGAGTTTACAGGCAAAATTTCTCAGttgaaaaaggagaaaagctgctgCAAGCATTCCAGTGCTATCTGTCAACCACAGCTGGTCCTATAGCAGGACTGCTCTTTATTTCAACACACAAGATTGCTTTCAGGAGTGATAGATCCATCAGAATCACTTCTCCCAGAGGAACTTTGGCCAGAGTTCCTTACAAG GTTTTGATCCCAGTAGGCAGGGTGAAAAGAGCCAGCCTCTGTGAGGACTCACAAAAGCCTAACCAAAAATATATCCAAGTAGTGACTGTGGATGAATTTGAGTTCTGGTTTATGGGATTCCTCAGCTACCAAAGATCCTTGAAGTATCTAAGAAGAGCAATTTCAAGATCACAAGGAGTTCTGCAGTAA
- the LOC103998514 gene encoding LOW QUALITY PROTEIN: uncharacterized protein LOC103998514 (The sequence of the model RefSeq protein was modified relative to this genomic sequence to represent the inferred CDS: inserted 2 bases in 1 codon), with protein sequence MASLYGLLHRPLSAAAAVAVATALPDHVFSLSKQSEPDASPPAVPAPCSKPAACRTSIYDVSLLLADDKRSVRSSFTIASPAILLTPYQYAKLANPRTNDESSLTLASSQPDGLYRWHLPDPKAYGVAESNGCSKAKSQTAVILLGWLGAKQKHLKKYADWYTSRGFHVVSFTLPLSDIVSYKVGGKVEQNVELLAEHLVDWVSEESGKSLVFHTFSNTGWLIYGVLLQKFQKQEPSVIGKIKGCIVDSAPVAASDPKVWASGFSAALLKKKSLATKGMVSSNVTGRGTTTADGSYGDPKPTVTETALLVALKKFFEVVLDFPTINRRLSDVLNLLTSEQPKCPQLYXYSSADRVIPAKSVESFVERQRRAGHEVRACDFLSSPHVDHFRSHPGLYSSQLVNFLEDCVITCCRDSS encoded by the exons ATGGCTTCCCTGTACGGGCTTCTGCACCGGCCTCTCTCCGCCGCggccgccgtcgccgtcgccacgGCGCTGCCCGACCACGTCTTCTCCCTCTCCAAGCAGTCCGAGCCCGACGCCTCGCCTCCGGCTGTCCCAGCACCGTGTTCGAAGCCTGCAGCCTGTCGAACATCTATTTACGACGTCTCGCTCTTGCTCGCCGATGACAAGCGCTCCGTCCGCTCCTCATTTACCATTGCTTCGCCGGCTATCTTACTCACCCCGTACCAGTACGCGAAGCTAGCTAACCCTCGAACGAACGACGAGTCCTCACTGACCCTTGCGTCTTCGCAACCGGATGGTCTCTACCGATGGCATCTGCCCGACCCCAAAGCCTACGGAGTCGCGGAGAGCAACGGGTGCTCGAAAGCAAAGTCTCAGACTGCGGTGATCTTGCTCGGGTGGCTTGGAGCTAAGCAGAAGCATCTGAAGAAGTATGCAGATTGGTACACTTCGAGGGGGTTTCATGTCGTCTCTTTCACGCTCCCCTTGTCCGATATCGTGAGCTACAAGGTTGGGGGCAAGGTTGAGCAGAACGTGGAATTGCTTGCTGAGCATCTGGTGGATTGGGTCTCGGAGGAGAGTGGGAAGAGCTTGGTTTTCCACACCTTCAGTAACACAGGCTGGTTGAT ATATGGTGTATTACTCCAGAAGTTTCAGAAGCAGGAACCCTCCGTCATTGGAAAGATCAAAGGTTGCATTGTGGACTCAGCTCCCGTTGCAGCGTCCGATCCTAAG GTTTGGGCTTCAGGCTTTTCTGCTGCTCTTTTGAAAAAGAAGAGTTTAGCAACAAAGGGAATGGTGAGTTCAAATGTTACAGGAAGGGGCACGACAACTGCTGATGGTTCATATGGGGATCCTAAACCTACAGTCACCGAAACTGCTTTGTTAGTGGCCTTGAAGAAGTTCTTTGAGGTGGTTCTAGACTTTCCTACTATCAACAG GAGATTGTCTGATGTGCTAAATTTACTAACATCAGAGCAACCAAAGTGCCCTCAGTTGTA ATATAGCTCTGCTGACAGAGTTATTCCTGCAAAATCTGTGGAGTCCTTTGTAGAAAGACAAAGAAGAGCTGGGCATGAGGTCAGGGCATGTGATTTTTTGTCGTCGCCTCATGTTGATCACTTCAGAAGCCATCCAGGTCTCTACAGTTCTCAGCTTGTCAACTTTCTGGAGGATTGTGTTATCACTTGTTGCAGAGATTCTTCATAA
- the LOC135623412 gene encoding transcription factor SRM1-like, with protein sequence MEEESCGSSWTREQEKAFENALATHPEDCSDRWEKIAADVPGKTIEEVKDHYELLVEDINGIESGRIPLPCYPSSSEGGDHANDGGSGKKGGNPHGDPGHTGKASRSDQERRKGIAWTEDEHRLFLLGLEKYGKGDWRSISRNFVISRTPTQVASHAQKYFIRLNSMNKDRRRTSIHDITSVVNGDVSAPQGPITGQNIGSVASTGKSIKQSPQSSSGAPGVGMYGTTIGQPVGGPLTAVGTPVNLPVPGAPHMAYGMRAPVSGTVVPGAPVNTPPIPHPMPPASSNR encoded by the exons ATGGAAGAAGAAAGCTGCGGTTCATCATGGACGAGGGAGCAGGAAAAAGCATTCGAGAATGCCTTAGCAACTCACCCCGAGGATTGCAGTGACCGGTGGGAGAAGATTGCAGCTGATGTGCCTGGGAAAACCATCGAGGAAGTGAAGGACCACTATGAGCTTCTGGTtgaggatatcaatggcatagagtCTGGCAGAATCCCTCTACCCTGCTACCCCTCTTCCTCGGAAGGTGGTGACCATGCTAATGATGGTGGTAGTGGTAAAAAGGGAGGAAACCCACATGGTGATCCCGGTCACACTGGGAAGGCATCGAGGTCAGATCAAGAACGCAGAAAGGGGATAGCTTGGACCGAGGATGAACACAG ATTGTTTCTTCTTGGACTTGAAAAATATGGCAAAGGTGATTGGAGGAGCATTTCTCGAAACTTTGTAATATCGAGAACACCTACGCAGGTCGCAAGCCATGCACAGAAGTACTTCATTCGTTTGAATTCCATGAACAAAGATCGCCGAAGGACCAGCATCCATGATATCACCAGTGTCGTCAATGGCGATGTATCAGCTCCTCAGGGGCCAATCACCGGACAGAATATCGGGTCGGTTGCAAGTACAGGGAAATCTATCAAGCAATCTCCTCAGTCATCAAGTGGTGCTCCTGGTGTTGGCATGTATGGAACCACCATTGGACAGCCTGTTGGTGGTCCTCTTACAGCAGTAGGTACTCCAGTTAATCTTCCTGTTCCTGGAGCACCTCATATGGCCTACGGCATGCGGGCCCCAGTTTCTGGAACTGTGGTCCCTGGTGCCCCAGTGAACACCCCACCAATTCCACATCCAATGCCTCCAGCATCATCCAACAGATAG